A stretch of Cicer arietinum cultivar CDC Frontier isolate Library 1 chromosome 5, Cicar.CDCFrontier_v2.0, whole genome shotgun sequence DNA encodes these proteins:
- the LOC101509518 gene encoding LOW QUALITY PROTEIN: E3 ubiquitin-protein ligase At4g11680 (The sequence of the model RefSeq protein was modified relative to this genomic sequence to represent the inferred CDS: inserted 1 base in 1 codon), which produces MAIVQNMPPPQATLSQSQSQPSFFTRVAMRISRSRCFNFLRRVFHYQNGPRSNLGSNPFNSNTWMMLELIALLVQITSTTFTLVISKSEKPVWPMRVWIVGYDIGCVLNLLLLCGRYHQIDVNQGDDALGISDVEQQTNNEENSVYRSTHLMSKCRSSLELFFAIWFVMGNVWSFDSRFGTLQEAPKLQVLCIILLVWNAICYSLLCCCVPLISTLLGYNMNMGSSSKGASDDQISQIPSWRYKVAHNKLDRNDDSQCSERLINEEPECCICLAKYKDKEEVRXIAMFAYVPSKLCGSMAKNYIMLPSLQTRFTEVAIPQVNTTKSLNLI; this is translated from the exons ATGGCTATTGTCCAAAACATGCCTCCACCACAAGCTACCTTATCTCAATCTcaatctcaaccttcatttttTACTAGAGTGGCCATGAGAATATCTAGATCAAgatgtttcaattttttaagaAGAGTGTTTCATTACCAAAATGGACCAAGATCTAATCTTGGTTCTAATCCTTTCAATTCAAACACTTGGATGATGTTGGAGTTGATTGCTTTGTTGGTTCAAATAACAAGCACAACATTCACTTTGGTCATTTCAAAGAGTGAAAAACCTGTTTGGCCTATGAGGGTGTGGATAGTAGGTTATGACATTGGATGTGTTCTTAATCTTTTGTTACTTTGTGGTCGTTATCATCAAATAGATGTGAATCAAGGGGATGATGCTCTTGGAATTTCTGATGTGGAACAACAAACAAACAATGAAGAAAATAG TGTATATAGGAGCACACATTTGATGAGCAAATGCAGAAGTTCACTAGAACTTTTCTTTGCCATATGGTTTGTGATGGGAAATGTTTGGTCCTTTGACTCACGTTTTGGAACTTTACAAGAAGCACCAAAACTCCAAGTGCTATGCATCATACTTCTTGTTTGGAATGCAATTTGCTACTCTTTGCTTTGTTGTTGTGTTCCCCTCATTAGCACCCTCCTTGGTTACAACATGAACATGGGATCCTCTTCTAAAGGTGCATCTGATGATCAAATCTCACAAATTCCATCTTGGAGATATAAAGTGGCTCATAACAAATTAGATCGAAACGATGATTCTCAATGTAGTGAAAGATTGATCAACGAAGAGCCC GAATGTTGCATATGCTTGGCAAAGTACAAAGACAAAGAAGAAGTTA CAATTGCCATGTTCGCATATGTTCCATCTAAATTGTGTGGATCAATGGCTAAGAATTATATCATGCTGCCCTCTTTGCAAACAAGGTTTACAGAGGTAGCAATACCACAAGTCAACACAACAAAATCATTAAATcttatataa